In Pyrus communis chromosome 11, drPyrComm1.1, whole genome shotgun sequence, the sequence GTGCATTGGACAAATTAACCGATTTGATAATGGATAAGGATTCAATAGTTGCGGATTATGCGATAGACCTGTGCATACTAGAAAATAATATCAGACTGGAACTTCTTACTCAGAATATTAAACCGGATTTGTATTTAGTCCGGCTTAAGGGTTGGACTAAAACACATTCGATGTAAATACAATTTTGTGAGCCATTGTTAGGATTAGTTCACTTCATTAAATTACGCCTAATGCTTGAGACTACGtaagtttatttttatatttttaccaaattaatatcaaaagctCCAATATATGTGGAACGACAAATGCCGAAGCCAGATTACAAAATCTTAGTAAAATGGCAGGTTATGTAATCGCTCACGTGTCACTTCTCGATACGTCACTCAGTACGCCAGCCGTCCGCCTCGTGGCAGTTGCTTGTCCCTGGAAGTgttctattttattttctccttttcCGGAAACATCCGATTTTGCAAAGATTATAATAGAATATTACGATATTACGAGATCTCAATTACATCTGTAATTAACAAtcgataataaaaaaaagagccTGTTTAAAAAATATTGGACTCAAACTACATGACAAATCCAAATAAGACAAACCattaataaattttctttttcacaattAATATGATGAATTCACAAGTTTAACAaagttctttttattttgcacTTTGGACCCTACGGTTGGAAGCTAAACGGAGAGCATGTCCGACGAAGTAAATTACCGAAACCACCCCTCTCTGATTCTAAAGTCCATTGAATTCAGCACTGTCGTTTTCGTAATTTTACCATAAATACGGTGGCATAAAAGTAAAGGCAAAAATCAGAGCCGAGCAATCTGTCTCGCTGCCACCTTCGATACTCTGCTCTGCTTTTTTCCAAGCTCCAAAGATTGTTCCTTCTCCTTTGCAATCGCCTTCTTCGATTCCAGAGGTGAGCTTTTCGGGGTTTTTTCATCTTTTAATCCCAGACCCATATATTTTTTTGCACTATTTTCTCTTGGTGATGATAAATACTGTTGTTTTTGTTAAGATTTGGTTTATTTAAAAGTTGATTGTTTTTTCTAGTTGATGCAGAATACTTTTGTGTGATAATCTGTGGGTTTTTGTGGCAATTGGGttattgatttattatttttctgtgATATTGTATTGGAATCTGTTGATTGTGTTTGCTAATAGTGAGGTGGGGTGGCTGCCTGCCTGTTCATGTTCGAGTGAGCATTTGATCGAATTCAACAATTTTAGATCATGGGTTTGGGGTTATATTCTTTGATTTTAATACCGGAGGAAGAAATATATGGACTTTCTGCCATCTGGGTTTCGATTACGTGTGGTATCACCGTTTGATCGTATTGTTTTGTTCGGGTTGGTAGTGTTTTGGAAATGAGGAGTTCTTCAGTTGGATGGAAGTTGTTTTGGATTAATTCGGGTTTTTATTTGTAACTGTGGAAGTTGCAGAATCGGCTCGGTGGTTTGCTGAGAAAAAAGTTATGAAATTCCATTGTCGATGATGTTGCACTTCTCATTTGTGCATTCCATGTGGGTGACAACTTGCTCTTGTACGGTGGAATCAGATTTAGTTATATGTTGTGTACATGGGATATAGATGGAATACTACTATAGTAGTGACACTAACCATTAGACATTGCAATCTTTTTTTCGTCCACACAGATTAGTGGACGTCTGCAATTTTTTTCTAACAATAGAATTTATTTCCTTATTTAACTGCCTGTAGCTATTGATGATATTACTAATCAGTGTCATCTATATTAGGTAACTATTCGGTCTATTGAGGGAGGAGTTATTTGTTATTAATAAACATTTAGTGATGGAGGATTCTGAGAAAATTGTGTCGGTGCAAGACAACATGGTTGCTGATGATCACTTGTCAGTTCTGAAAGGCTATGGAACATACGGCATTGTTGGTGCTGTTGTTGTTGCCATACTTATACCTGCATTTCTGTCCACTCTGTTTGGGGGAAAGAAAAGGGCGAAGCAGAGAGGAGTTCCAGTTGAAGTTAGTGGTGAGGCAGGTTATGCAATGCGCAATGCTCGAGAAACTGAGTTGATTGAAGTTCCTCAGAAAGGAGCCACAACCATGGCAGCCCTTTTTGAACAATCTTGTAAAAAGTACTCGCATAATCGATTTCTTGGAACAAGGAAGTTTATTGGAAGGGAATTTGTTACAGCTAGCGATGGAAGGAAGTTTGAGAAGCTTCACTTGGGAGACTATGAATGGCAATCTTATGGAGAAGTGTTTGATCGTGCTTGCAACTTTGCATCTGGGCTTATTAAGTTAGGTCATAATATGGATAACCGTGCAGCAATTTTTTCAGAAACCCGCGCAGAGTGGTTTATAGCCTTTCAGGTacctttcattatttttttctttgtctgcCTTGAGGTGTCCGTTGTCGTTCTTGgaaatttctctattttttgtctaaggaCTTGCAAGTGCATGGCCAGTTCTAAAAttagttggttttgattccaGGGATTCTTCCGGCAAAATATCACCGTTGTCACCATTTATGCTTCGCTAGGAGAGGAAGCGTTAATTCACTCCCTCAATGAGGTGTGTGGCAAAATCCCTGCTTTTCTATTCTTTATGAGTTTACTAAATTTATTTAACCGGCTATAGTACTGTTTACCTATAATGACTGAAAATGGAGAACATGGATTGTCCTCATATAGAGCTTTTATACTTTGACAGACCCAAGTTTCGACATTGATCTGTGATTCCAAGCAGTTGAAAAAGTTGGCTGCTATAACCTCAAGCCTAAACACTATtcaaaatgttatttattttgaagATGAGGGAAGTTCAGATGCTAGGGTATCTGGAAGTATGGGCGATTTGAAAGTTGCATCCTTTTCTGAAGTTGAGAAGCTTGGACAAGAGAGTTGTGTTCCTCCAAGTTTACCTTCCAAGAATGATATTGCTGTTATTATGTATACAAGTGGAAGTACAGGTCTACCGAAGGTTTGTTTCACTAGCCCTTCATTGCAAACTTATTGTTTTCTATTTGAGCAGTAAGGCTGATCCAGAATATGGTCTTGGAAATCTGTCCATTTGGCCAtctgtgaaaaacaatatttattAGTGTGTCTTCTTTTAAATTGTAGATTCCCAAAGTTTAAAAACTTGAGTACTTATTATGATTTAAGAATTTCTATCTGGCCATGTGGCATCATCGTTAATTGAATAACGTAGTGTGTGATGTATCCGAACATGACTATTTATTTCTAAAACCCAATGTTGTTTATTTTCCTTTAACACGATCTGGTGTGTAATGATATAGGGAGTCATGATAACTCATGGCAACGTTGTAGCCACTACTGCAGCGGTTATGACAGTGGTTCCAAGTCTGGGTAGCGCTGATGTCTACCTGGCATACTTGCCATTGGCTCATGTTTTCGAATTGGCAGCTGAGGTACGCTTGTTTTCGTATTTGTATTACCTTACTACTGTACATATGTTAAATTGTAATCATGTTGTGGTTGTCCAGTCTGTGATGCTGGCTGCAGGCTGTTCAATTGGTTATGGTTCAGCATTGACTTTAACAGACACTtcaaataaagttaaaaaaggAACCAAGGGAGATGCAACTATGTTACAGCCAACCATCATGACAGCAGTTCCTGCTATTTTAGATCGTGTTCGAGATGGAGTTCTGAAAAAGGTGAAGTTGATATTATTCACCTTGTACGCGGTTGTATAGCATCTGTTATTCACTCATATAGATTCAGTCACAAAGGTTGAGCTTGCACTAATCACTACGGTGTATTACAGGTTGATGAGAAAGGGGGCTATGCTAAGAATCTTTTTAATCTTGGGTTTAGACGGCGACTGGCGGCTGTAGAAGGAAGCTGGTTTGGGGCTTGGGGTTTGGAAAGGATGTTGTGGGATGTCGTTGTCTTCAAAAAAATACGCTCATTACTTGGAGGACGCATTCGTTTTATGCTCTGTGGTGGTGCTCCTTTGTCTGGTGATTCACAGCGATTCATCAATATTTGCATGGGGTAATTGCTCTCTCATCTTGAGATAACCAGATAGTTGGAAGAATAacctattttcattttatttttccttcgaGATAACCAGATATCTGATCAAGGAAAATGAAATTTCATGGCAGGAAGTGCTTTATATTCTTATTCTAATATTGGTAACAGAACACGATATGTCCAATGGGTTAACATCTCTTTGTTTACAACAGTTAGAATCAACATTGATCTTTCTACTGTGTTAGGATTAGTATCTATACCTattcttttagttttattaatGTGCGGTCAGTATTGTCACAAAGGTTCTGTTGATTCTTATCGTGTATGCAACGTATTTAATTTGCATGCCATTGTTTTTTAACAGGGCTCCTATTGGGCAAGCATATGGTTTGACAGAAACATTTGCTGGAGCTACGTTTTCCGAGGCGGATGACACAACTGTGGGCCGTGTTGGTCCTCCCCTTCCTTGTGGATACATTAAGGTACTAATTCCTGGAAAAAAAATTGCTGCAAGTTTATGATCAGAGCAGGATGTTTAACAGGAGAGAATTTACCGTGTGTCATGGCCAGCACATTTTTCAGTTATTCTAGCTTTTGTTCTCAGAGTACCGCTTCCTTTTTCTTACAGGATGATATATCATCATATGAGTAGGAAAATATAGTAATTTAGTTTCACTGAACAAGAGAAGATGTTCTTGTTTAGGTCGAAAAACAAGAGAAGACATGATGGTGTACAGTTTTAAGGGTTTTATGTTGTATATTATGTGAGATGTGCCAGGCAGGATTTTGAAGAGTTCAATATGACAGTTATCCTTATTTGATAATGCAGCTTGTTTCTTGGGAAGAAGGAGGATACTTGCCATCTGACAAGCCTATGCCTCGTGGGGAGATTGTAGTCGGGGGATACAGTGTAACTGCTGGTTACTTTAAGAACCAAGAAAAGACTGATGAGGTGTTTAAGGTAAAATTCTAAAGATCCTGTACGTCTTTTTGTGTGTGTACATGTTTTGCTTCATGATCGTCACTCCTCAGAGGCCCTAATGATTAATGACTTGCTACATGCTGCAGGTTGATGAGAAGGGCATGCGTTGGTTTTATACCGGTGACATTGGAATGTTTCATCCTGATGGATGCCTTGAAATTATTGATAGGAAGAAGGATATCGTTAAACTCCAGCATGGAGAGTACATTTCCCTTGGAAAGGTGCCTTTTTTAAGTTTCGTACTATTTCTGATaaattatgtttccaaatgaaCGCTCCCCATAAATTTTCTTCTCTGGAATACTAATTAAATTCGTCACTGACCTGCTGCAGGTTGAAGCGGCATTAGCATCAAGTAATTATGTGGACAACATCATGGCATATGCTGATCCCTCACACAACTTTTGCGTAGCTCTAATTGTCCCTGCACGTCAGGCCCTCGAGAAGTGGGCACAGGAAGCTGGTGTCCAGTACAATGATTTTCCCGAGCTGTGTGAAAAAGCCGAAACAGTCAGTGAGGTTCAGCAATCCCTCTCCAAGGTCAGTCCGTCCATCCTTATAACCTAGTAGACGATTGGGCAAGAGTTGAATCCTTTCGTTCCATAAATAAATTTTTAGCATCTTTACAGGTAGCAAAAGCATCGAAATTGGATAAGTTCGAACTTCCTGCGAAGATTCGGTTGCTGTCCGAGCCTTGGACGCCCGAGTCCGGATTGGTTACTGCTGCTATGAAGATCAAGAGAGAACAGATCAAGGCCAAGTTCAAAAATGAGCTCAACAAGTTGTATGCTTGAACACGAACCGCTAAGGTCTCTTTTACTCTGCTGTGCTACATTGTTCTTGATTTTTAGATATTTTTTCGGTTTAAATTTTTCGATATTCCAGTAATTCAATGCTGCTGTTGCAGATGTTTAGTTTGATGCGTGTATGTGGCTAAAACCTTCATGGACAAGGAATAGGTCTAGCATGTTTCACATGATAGTTAGAAAGCATAATGCTCTAGCACAACTTTACGTAACTGTGTTCGAAAACAGTATTACAACACGAACACGAGAACACGAATATGTATGGTAACAACTTTGTCAAGTGGTCGTTACAACACAAATCGTTGTTACGTATACAATTCAATGAATCTTGtcaaaaaaataaagggtaaattacataatatcTTCTTAGATTTTGGTGCAATTACAACTTCata encodes:
- the LOC137708330 gene encoding long chain acyl-CoA synthetase 8-like codes for the protein MEDSEKIVSVQDNMVADDHLSVLKGYGTYGIVGAVVVAILIPAFLSTLFGGKKRAKQRGVPVEVSGEAGYAMRNARETELIEVPQKGATTMAALFEQSCKKYSHNRFLGTRKFIGREFVTASDGRKFEKLHLGDYEWQSYGEVFDRACNFASGLIKLGHNMDNRAAIFSETRAEWFIAFQGFFRQNITVVTIYASLGEEALIHSLNETQVSTLICDSKQLKKLAAITSSLNTIQNVIYFEDEGSSDARVSGSMGDLKVASFSEVEKLGQESCVPPSLPSKNDIAVIMYTSGSTGLPKGVMITHGNVVATTAAVMTVVPSLGSADVYLAYLPLAHVFELAAESVMLAAGCSIGYGSALTLTDTSNKVKKGTKGDATMLQPTIMTAVPAILDRVRDGVLKKVDEKGGYAKNLFNLGFRRRLAAVEGSWFGAWGLERMLWDVVVFKKIRSLLGGRIRFMLCGGAPLSGDSQRFINICMGAPIGQAYGLTETFAGATFSEADDTTVGRVGPPLPCGYIKLVSWEEGGYLPSDKPMPRGEIVVGGYSVTAGYFKNQEKTDEVFKVDEKGMRWFYTGDIGMFHPDGCLEIIDRKKDIVKLQHGEYISLGKVEAALASSNYVDNIMAYADPSHNFCVALIVPARQALEKWAQEAGVQYNDFPELCEKAETVSEVQQSLSKVAKASKLDKFELPAKIRLLSEPWTPESGLVTAAMKIKREQIKAKFKNELNKLYA